In Rhizobium lusitanum, a genomic segment contains:
- a CDS encoding DMT family transporter, whose product MKSNTAGYVFTLLAISIFAIQDGISKHLVSAYPPLFVAMIRYWGFMLFAIALAARSPGGLRVVVHTRKPGLQIVRGLLLALQIVIAISSFVMVGLAHSQAIFSSGPLMVALLSVPILGERVGWRRWLAISVGFVGVLLILKPESGVFDIRFLVPLAGALVFSLYVVITRYVSRVDSSMTSFFYTGVVGAIAMSTVGPFFWTPMLPHDWVFMGLLCLTGMTSHYFLIRAYDLLDAVVIQPLTYLQLVFSAVIGVAIFGETLGINMIIGAVIVVGAGIFTIWRENALAKSRSRGAGG is encoded by the coding sequence ATGAAATCCAACACTGCCGGTTATGTCTTCACGCTGTTGGCGATCAGTATTTTCGCCATACAGGACGGGATCTCCAAACATCTGGTCAGCGCCTATCCGCCGCTTTTCGTGGCGATGATACGCTATTGGGGTTTCATGCTGTTTGCGATCGCGCTGGCAGCGCGCTCGCCGGGCGGATTGCGGGTTGTCGTCCACACCAGAAAGCCTGGCCTGCAGATCGTTCGCGGGCTCCTGCTCGCCCTGCAGATCGTCATCGCCATTTCGTCCTTCGTCATGGTCGGTCTTGCGCATTCGCAGGCAATCTTCTCGTCCGGCCCGCTGATGGTTGCGCTGCTCTCCGTGCCTATCCTCGGCGAAAGGGTCGGCTGGCGGCGATGGTTGGCGATCTCGGTCGGCTTCGTCGGGGTGCTGTTGATCCTGAAGCCGGAAAGCGGTGTCTTTGATATCCGCTTCCTGGTGCCGCTGGCGGGCGCCCTGGTGTTTTCGCTCTACGTCGTCATCACCCGATATGTCAGCAGGGTGGATTCATCGATGACGAGCTTCTTTTATACCGGGGTTGTGGGCGCGATCGCGATGAGCACTGTCGGGCCGTTTTTCTGGACACCGATGCTACCGCATGACTGGGTCTTCATGGGCCTGCTTTGCCTCACCGGCATGACGAGCCATTATTTCCTCATCCGCGCCTATGATCTTCTCGACGCGGTGGTCATCCAGCCGCTCACCTACCTGCAGCTTGTCTTCTCCGCCGTCATCGGTGTTGCGATCTTCGGCGAGACGCTCGGCATCAATATGATCATCGGTGCCGTTATTGTCGTCGGCGCGGGCATTTTCACGATCTGGCGTGAAAATGCCCTGGCCAAGTCTCGGTCGAGGGGCGCCGGAGGGTAG
- a CDS encoding polysaccharide biosynthesis tyrosine autokinase: MHQKNFTFHSATPKAEEQDGFIDLDRLMAVVIRRVRTIMLGVAVFVALALAYLLFATPNYTSATQILLDENMTKYAEDQPPPASSQQADMDIASAVEILKSNEMALRVVDTAGLVDNDAFANPPQSPVALIKSGVKLIASVFKPAKPPLSPAEAREAKRQQVAAILQDALKVERVTRSSVVSVSFVSTDPQLAAKITSAYADSYLTDQLNANFDATERASVWLQERLNDLRQRAQMASLEVEKYKADNGLTSTGGELMSEQQISDLNKQLIIAQADTASASARYNQYKSIIDQGPDNAVKNATISSSQSGNSGLQDLKTRYLAVQKREQDVTQNFGADHPQAVALKAERQDITRQIYEELQQLTASYKNEFDVAQSRATSLRGSIEGMVGKNSEANKSLVQLNELNQKATALKTLYESYLGRFEAAAQQRSFPIAKARVISAAGVPTAPSSPKKTLVMALSVILGLMAGGAFAAFQEFRDRFFRVEADVRAVLGLKFLGYLPLLGQQGFPKKKNSRKRKIGPVPAMATAAVEEGENGVAFERIMRVSVEAPRSIFAETLRNAKLASDIMLQGRSDRVIGVVSALPGEGKSTTAANFAALLASSGKRTLLIDADLRNPGLSRTLRTPPQVGLIEAALGEVPWASAVKVDPRTKLAILPVVIRDHLLHTSELLSSQGMMNLMENARKMFDYIVVDLAPLGPVIDAKAFAPQVDAFLFVAEWGATPTSLVKDILEQEPQINSRILGVILNKTDMSELSRYSDFGGTERYRQKYVSYYTEDHPKTEVEA; the protein is encoded by the coding sequence ATGCATCAGAAAAATTTCACCTTCCATAGCGCTACCCCCAAAGCGGAGGAGCAGGATGGCTTCATTGACCTCGATCGCCTGATGGCGGTGGTAATCCGCCGTGTCCGCACCATTATGCTCGGTGTGGCCGTCTTCGTTGCGCTTGCGCTCGCCTATCTGTTGTTCGCCACCCCGAATTACACGTCGGCAACGCAGATATTGCTCGATGAAAACATGACCAAATATGCGGAGGACCAGCCGCCGCCGGCCAGCAGCCAGCAGGCCGACATGGATATTGCCAGCGCCGTCGAAATCCTGAAGTCCAACGAGATGGCTTTGCGGGTTGTCGATACTGCCGGGCTCGTTGACAATGACGCGTTCGCCAATCCGCCGCAGTCGCCGGTCGCATTGATCAAGTCTGGCGTGAAGCTGATTGCCAGCGTCTTCAAACCTGCCAAGCCACCCCTGTCGCCTGCGGAAGCGCGAGAGGCAAAACGTCAGCAGGTCGCGGCCATATTGCAGGACGCTCTCAAGGTCGAGCGCGTCACCCGCAGTTCCGTCGTTTCCGTATCCTTCGTTTCGACCGATCCGCAATTGGCGGCGAAAATCACCAGCGCCTATGCCGACTCCTATCTGACCGACCAGCTCAACGCCAATTTCGACGCGACCGAGCGCGCATCCGTCTGGCTGCAGGAGCGGCTGAACGATCTGCGTCAGAGGGCGCAGATGGCATCGCTCGAGGTCGAGAAGTACAAGGCGGATAATGGCTTGACTTCGACCGGCGGCGAGCTGATGTCGGAGCAGCAGATCTCCGATCTGAACAAGCAGTTGATCATCGCACAGGCCGATACCGCCAGCGCCTCCGCTCGCTATAACCAGTACAAGTCGATTATCGACCAGGGGCCGGACAATGCGGTGAAGAACGCGACGATCTCGTCCAGCCAATCCGGTAACAGTGGCTTGCAGGACCTGAAGACCCGCTATCTTGCAGTGCAGAAGCGCGAGCAGGACGTGACGCAGAATTTCGGCGCCGACCATCCTCAGGCCGTGGCTTTGAAGGCGGAACGCCAAGACATTACCCGTCAGATCTATGAGGAGCTCCAGCAACTAACGGCGAGCTACAAAAATGAGTTTGACGTGGCACAATCGCGCGCGACATCGCTGCGTGGCAGCATCGAGGGCATGGTCGGCAAGAATTCCGAAGCCAACAAATCCCTCGTGCAGTTGAACGAGCTGAACCAGAAGGCGACGGCGCTGAAGACGCTGTACGAATCCTATCTGGGCCGCTTCGAGGCTGCGGCACAACAGCGGTCCTTCCCGATCGCCAAAGCGCGCGTCATATCGGCGGCCGGTGTTCCCACGGCCCCGTCGAGCCCGAAGAAGACGCTTGTCATGGCGCTTTCGGTCATCCTCGGCTTGATGGCCGGCGGTGCCTTTGCCGCGTTCCAGGAATTCCGGGATCGCTTCTTCCGCGTCGAAGCCGATGTGCGTGCAGTGCTCGGGCTCAAATTCCTGGGCTATCTGCCGCTCCTTGGCCAACAGGGCTTCCCGAAGAAGAAGAACAGTCGCAAGCGCAAGATTGGTCCCGTGCCGGCAATGGCGACGGCAGCGGTCGAAGAGGGCGAAAACGGCGTTGCGTTCGAACGCATCATGCGTGTTTCGGTCGAGGCGCCGCGCTCGATTTTCGCCGAGACCCTGCGAAACGCCAAGCTTGCCAGCGATATCATGCTGCAGGGACGTTCCGACCGGGTGATCGGCGTCGTCTCGGCGCTGCCTGGCGAAGGCAAGTCAACGACAGCCGCCAATTTTGCCGCCCTGCTCGCCAGCAGCGGCAAGCGCACGCTGCTGATCGACGCCGACTTGCGCAATCCGGGTCTGAGCCGGACGCTGAGGACACCTCCGCAGGTCGGTCTTATCGAGGCCGCTCTCGGCGAAGTCCCCTGGGCAAGCGCTGTCAAGGTCGATCCGCGCACCAAGCTTGCCATCCTGCCAGTGGTGATACGCGACCATCTGCTCCATACCAGCGAGCTTCTGTCCTCGCAGGGCATGATGAACCTGATGGAGAATGCGCGGAAGATGTTCGACTATATCGTCGTCGACCTTGCGCCACTCGGACCTGTCATCGACGCCAAGGCATTTGCGCCGCAGGTGGATGCCTTCCTGTTCGTTGCCGAATGGGGCGCGACGCCGACCAGTCTCGTCAAGGACATTCTGGAGCAGGAGCCGCAGATCAACTCGCGCATCCTCGGCGTCATTCTCAACAAGACCGACATGTCGGAACTGTCACGCTACAGCGATTTTGGCGGCACCGAGCGCTATCGGCAGAAGTATGTCAGCTACTATACCGAAGACCATCCAAAAACCGAGGTAGAGGCGTAA
- a CDS encoding UTP--glucose-1-phosphate uridylyltransferase, with protein MDRKLRVRKAVIPVAGNGTRFLPATKAMPKEMLTIVDRPVVQYAVDEAIEAGIEHIVFITSRNKTSIEDHFDDTPELISSLNRAGKTKQVSELERLLPRAGSVSFIRQQAPLGLGHAVWCARDVIGDEPFALLLPDMVCHGLRGCTAGLMDLYNEVGGNVVGVEECSPEETSSYGIIGRGAPVRHGFGVTKMVEKPHPSEAPSNFYLNGRYILQPEIFDILARQERGAGNEIQLTDGMRRLSETQGFHAQAYNGRTYDCGSKQGFIEANVAFALARADIGGLVYDSIRNLVLSHEAQMNAA; from the coding sequence ATGGACCGTAAGCTTCGTGTGAGAAAAGCAGTCATTCCTGTTGCCGGCAACGGAACCCGTTTCCTGCCCGCCACCAAGGCAATGCCGAAGGAAATGCTAACGATCGTCGATCGTCCGGTGGTGCAATATGCCGTCGACGAAGCCATTGAAGCCGGCATCGAGCACATCGTTTTCATCACCAGCCGCAACAAGACGTCGATCGAAGATCACTTCGACGATACGCCGGAGCTGATTTCCTCGCTGAACAGGGCAGGCAAGACAAAACAGGTTTCCGAACTGGAACGTCTTCTGCCGCGCGCCGGCTCCGTCAGCTTTATCCGTCAGCAGGCGCCGCTTGGCCTCGGTCATGCCGTCTGGTGCGCCCGCGACGTGATCGGTGACGAACCCTTCGCGCTGCTGCTGCCCGACATGGTCTGCCATGGCCTGCGAGGCTGCACCGCCGGGTTGATGGACCTCTATAACGAAGTCGGCGGCAATGTCGTCGGTGTCGAGGAATGCTCACCGGAAGAAACGTCAAGTTACGGCATTATCGGCAGGGGAGCGCCGGTTCGCCATGGCTTCGGCGTGACCAAAATGGTTGAAAAGCCGCATCCTTCGGAGGCGCCTTCCAACTTTTACCTTAATGGTCGTTATATTCTGCAGCCCGAAATCTTCGATATTCTGGCCCGGCAAGAGCGCGGCGCCGGTAACGAGATCCAACTCACCGATGGCATGCGTCGCCTGTCCGAAACACAGGGGTTCCATGCTCAGGCCTATAATGGACGGACTTACGATTGCGGATCGAAGCAAGGCTTCATCGAGGCCAACGTCGCCTTCGCGCTCGCGCGTGCCGATATTGGCGGTCTCGTCTATGATTCGATCCGGAACCTGGTTCTCTCGCACGAAGCGCAGATGAACGCAGCTTAA